From the Homo sapiens chromosome 1, GRCh38.p14 Primary Assembly genome, one window contains:
- the MTX1 gene encoding metaxin-1 isoform 1 (isoform 1 is encoded by transcript variant 1), whose protein sequence is MLLGGPPRSPRSGTSPKGPWSSTGHVQFGKSPQTWPRRTRPRSPEPAAPSGVRGSTWTRRRDSPRRAGPTALSRYVGHLWMGRRPPSPEARGPVPRSSAASRARRSLASPGISPGPLTATIGGAVAGGGPRQGRAEAHKEVFPGQRVGKMAAPMELFCWSGGWGLPSVDLDSLAVLTYARFTGAPLKVHKISNPWQSPSGTLPALRTSHGEVISVPHKIITHLRKEKYNADYDLSARQGADTLAFMSLLEEKLLPVLVHTFWIDTKNYVEVTRKWYAEAMPFPLNFFLPGRMQRQYMERLQLLTGEHRPEDEEELEKELYREARECLTLLSQRLGSQKFFFGDAPASLDAFVFSYLALLLQAKLPSGKLQVHLRGLHNLCAYCTHILSLYFPWDGAEVPPQRQTPAGPETEEEPYRRRNQILSVLAGLAAMVGYALLSGIVSIQRATPARAPGTRTLGMAEEDEEE, encoded by the exons ATGCTGCTCGGGGGACCCCCCCGCAGTCCCCGCTCGGGGACGAGCCCCAAGGGGCCCTGGAGCAGTACAGGCCACGTGCAGTTTGGCAAGAGCCCCCAGACCTGGCCCAGGCGCACAAGACCCCGCTCTCCAGAGCCTGCCGCGCCTTCAGGGGTTCGGGGCTCCACTTGGACGAGGCGCCGTGACTCTCCGAGGCGCGCCGGGCCGACAGCGCTGTCCCGCTACGTGGGCCACCTCTGGATGGGCCGGCGGCCGCCCTCCCCCGAGGCCCGCGGCCCAGTCCCCCGCAGTTCAGCTGCCAGTCGGGCCAGAAGAAGCCTCGCCTCCCCGGGGATCTCCCCAGGCCCCCTGACCGCAACGATCGGAGGGGCGGTGGCGGGGGGCgggcccaggcaggggagggcagAAGCACACAAGGAAGTGTTTCCGGGACAGAGGGTGGGCAAGATGGCGGCGCCCATGGAGCTGTTCTGCTGGTcagggggctgggggctgccgTCAGTGGACCTGGACAGCCTGGCCGTGCTG ACCTATGCCAGATTTACTGGTGCTCCACTGAAGGTACACAAGATCAGCAACCCCTGGCAGAGCCCTTCAG GAACTCTGCCTGCCCTTCGGACCAGTCATGGAGAGGTCATCTCAGTTCCACACAAGATCATCACCCACCTTCGAAAAGAG AAGTACAATGCTGATTATGATCTGTCAGCTCGGCAAGGGGCAGACACCCTGGCCTTCATGTCTCTCCTGGAGGAGAAGTTGCTCCCGGTGCTG GTACATACTTTTTGGATAGACACCAAGAACTACGTGGAAGTGACCCGGAAGTGGTATGCAGAGGCTATGCCCTTTCCCCTCAACTTCTTCCTGCCTGGCCGCATGCAGCGGCAGTACATGGAACGGCTACAGCTGCTGACTGGGGAGCACAGGCCTGAGGACGAGGAAGAGCTGGAGAAGGAG CTGTACCGAGAGGCTCGGGAGTGTCTGACCCTGCTCTCTCAGCGCCTGGGCTCTCAAAAGTTCTTCTTTGGAGATGC CCCTGCCTCCTTGGACGCCTTCGTCTTCAGCTACTTGGCCCTGCTGCTGCAGGCAAAGCTGCCCAGTGGGAAGCTGCAGGTCCACCTGCGTGGGCTGCACAACCTCTGTGCCTATTGTACCCACATTCTCAGTCTCTACTTCCCCTGGGATGGAG CTGAGGTACCACCGCAACGCCAGACACCAGCAGGCCCAGAGACTGAGGAGGAGCCATACCGGCGCCGGAACCAGATCCTATCTGTGCTGGCAGGACTGGCAGCCATGGTGGGCTACGCCTTGCTCAGCGGCATTGTCTCCATCCAGCGGGCAACGCCTGCTCGGGCCCCAGGCACCCGGACCCTGGGCATGGctgaggaggatgaagaggaatGA
- the MTX1 gene encoding metaxin-1 isoform 2 (isoform 2 is encoded by transcript variant 2) — MLLGGPPRSPRSGTSPKGPWSSTGHVQFGKSPQTWPRRTRPRSPEPAAPSGVRGSTWTRRRDSPRRAGPTALSRYVGHLWMGRRPPSPEARGPVPRSSAASRARRSLASPGISPGPLTATIGGAVAGGGPRQGRAEAHKEVFPGQRVGKMAAPMELFCWSGGWGLPSVDLDSLAVLTYARFTGAPLKVHKISNPWQSPSGTLPALRTSHGEVISVPHKIITHLRKEVHTFWIDTKNYVEVTRKWYAEAMPFPLNFFLPGRMQRQYMERLQLLTGEHRPEDEEELEKELYREARECLTLLSQRLGSQKFFFGDAPASLDAFVFSYLALLLQAKLPSGKLQVHLRGLHNLCAYCTHILSLYFPWDGAEVPPQRQTPAGPETEEEPYRRRNQILSVLAGLAAMVGYALLSGIVSIQRATPARAPGTRTLGMAEEDEEE; from the exons ATGCTGCTCGGGGGACCCCCCCGCAGTCCCCGCTCGGGGACGAGCCCCAAGGGGCCCTGGAGCAGTACAGGCCACGTGCAGTTTGGCAAGAGCCCCCAGACCTGGCCCAGGCGCACAAGACCCCGCTCTCCAGAGCCTGCCGCGCCTTCAGGGGTTCGGGGCTCCACTTGGACGAGGCGCCGTGACTCTCCGAGGCGCGCCGGGCCGACAGCGCTGTCCCGCTACGTGGGCCACCTCTGGATGGGCCGGCGGCCGCCCTCCCCCGAGGCCCGCGGCCCAGTCCCCCGCAGTTCAGCTGCCAGTCGGGCCAGAAGAAGCCTCGCCTCCCCGGGGATCTCCCCAGGCCCCCTGACCGCAACGATCGGAGGGGCGGTGGCGGGGGGCgggcccaggcaggggagggcagAAGCACACAAGGAAGTGTTTCCGGGACAGAGGGTGGGCAAGATGGCGGCGCCCATGGAGCTGTTCTGCTGGTcagggggctgggggctgccgTCAGTGGACCTGGACAGCCTGGCCGTGCTG ACCTATGCCAGATTTACTGGTGCTCCACTGAAGGTACACAAGATCAGCAACCCCTGGCAGAGCCCTTCAG GAACTCTGCCTGCCCTTCGGACCAGTCATGGAGAGGTCATCTCAGTTCCACACAAGATCATCACCCACCTTCGAAAAGAG GTACATACTTTTTGGATAGACACCAAGAACTACGTGGAAGTGACCCGGAAGTGGTATGCAGAGGCTATGCCCTTTCCCCTCAACTTCTTCCTGCCTGGCCGCATGCAGCGGCAGTACATGGAACGGCTACAGCTGCTGACTGGGGAGCACAGGCCTGAGGACGAGGAAGAGCTGGAGAAGGAG CTGTACCGAGAGGCTCGGGAGTGTCTGACCCTGCTCTCTCAGCGCCTGGGCTCTCAAAAGTTCTTCTTTGGAGATGC CCCTGCCTCCTTGGACGCCTTCGTCTTCAGCTACTTGGCCCTGCTGCTGCAGGCAAAGCTGCCCAGTGGGAAGCTGCAGGTCCACCTGCGTGGGCTGCACAACCTCTGTGCCTATTGTACCCACATTCTCAGTCTCTACTTCCCCTGGGATGGAG CTGAGGTACCACCGCAACGCCAGACACCAGCAGGCCCAGAGACTGAGGAGGAGCCATACCGGCGCCGGAACCAGATCCTATCTGTGCTGGCAGGACTGGCAGCCATGGTGGGCTACGCCTTGCTCAGCGGCATTGTCTCCATCCAGCGGGCAACGCCTGCTCGGGCCCCAGGCACCCGGACCCTGGGCATGGctgaggaggatgaagaggaatGA